In Phragmites australis chromosome 16, lpPhrAust1.1, whole genome shotgun sequence, one DNA window encodes the following:
- the LOC133895061 gene encoding putative F-box/FBD/LRR-repeat protein At1g78760 — MHGGLDRISNLPDALLHHVMSSLPTLDAVHTSVLSSRWRHTWTGAPCLILDLDQFGGRREQFSSFVSRVLRLRGVAPLDLFRLRSSGIEEAKFWIRCAIRNNLKVLEFSEDMECEPLRLERDIVDFTSRHLKSLLLGNVCLDGSVFYPINSACPALQRLELRDSSLEVPEISSASLLHLDITNCCLFENLLISAPSLESLSIKDPRYKAAMVKKLPSLVVAVVTFDEFLHCSDPVEEDEEEDWDDVTYSLLDGLSNARSMELIAAEREVAFDWEIPECPMFNNLTSLTLGEWCTPDEFSPLLYLLSRSPLLENLTLKLNKEVCRVCSGEEPTAFPGAGAFTADHLKKVTIYFQLHDERVGVLLKLLAPIGKSIEDIELIPSHFPSLVRRWL; from the exons ATGCACGGGGGCCTCGATAGAATCAGCAACCTTCCCGATGCCCTACTTCACCACGTCATGTCCTCCTTGCCGACGTTGGATGCCGTACACACGAGCGTGCTCTCCTCACGGTGGCGACACACCTGGACCGGTGCACCATGCCTTATCCTTGACTTAGATCAGTTCGGAGGGCGCAGGGAGCAATTCTCCAGCTTCGTCAGCCGTGTATTGCGCCTTCGCGGCGTCGCTCCGTTGGACCTGTTCCGCCTCCGGTCGTCGGGGATCGAAGAAGCAAAGTTTTGGATCAGATGTGCAATCAGGAACAACCTTAAAGTGCTGGAGTTCTCGGAAGATATGGAATGCGAGCCTCTCAGGTTGGAGCGTGACATTGTGGACTTCACCTCTCGTCACCTCAAGAGCTTGCTGCTCGGCAATGTCTGTTTGGATGGCAGTGTTTTTTATCCTATCAATTCTGCATGCCCAGCACTGCAAAGGCTGGAGCTCAGGGACAGCTCTCTTGAGGTCCCTGAGATCTCATCTGCTTCTTTGTTGCACCTGGATATCACTAACTGTTGTCTGTTTGAAAACCTTCTCATCTCGGCTCCAAGTTTGGAGTCTTTGAGCATCAAGGATCCTCGATATAAAGCTGCTATGGTCAAgaaattgccatccctagtagTAGCTGTAGTCACTTTTGATGAGTTTTTACATTGTTCTGATCCtgtggaggaggatgaagaagaagattggGATGATGTCACTTATAGCTTACTTGATGGCCTTTCAAATGCTAGAAGCATGGAGTTGATCGCTGCTGAAAGAGAG GTTGCATTTGATTGGGAAATACCTGAGTGCCCAATGTTCAACAACCTAACAAGCTTAACGCTTGGTGAATGGTGCACGCCTGATGAATTCTCTCCGTTACTGTACTTGCTGTCGCGCTCACCTCTATTGGAAAACCTCACTCTGAAACTGAACAAG GAGGTGTGCCGGGTCTGCAGCGGAGAGGAGCCAACGGCATTCCCGGGAGCTGGAGCATTTACAGCTGATCACCTTAAGAAGGTCACAATCTATTTCCAGCTACACGACGAAAGAGTCGGCGTATTGCTCAAGCTGTTGGCACCAATTGGCAAATCCATTGAGGACATTGAGCTCATACCATCACATTTTCCATCTTTGGTTAGGCGATGGTTGTAG